The DNA window TCCATCTTTTCTTTAATTGTTCAGATTTTAGATGGGCTTGATGAGGGGTTAAATAATCACAACTTGCATGAGGCCTGAGTTGGTTATATGACAAAATGCTTGCATTCACCTGTCTCTTCGTTTGTTCAAAACCTAATGCGCTTGTATAAAGATTAAATTCTTTCTTTATAATGCCATTTACTCTTTCTGCTAATGCGTTTTCATAAGGATTACCATTTTCTGTCATACTGATGGCAATATTATTTTTTAATAATAAATCTACATAATTCTGGGAACAGTATTGCGAACCTCTATCGGAATGATGTATGAGAGGATGATGATACAATCGATTATGAAGTGCCATTTTCAAAGCATCAATACATCCTTCTGCCGATAGGTCTTGACGAAAACTGTAGCCCATAATTTTTCGAGAATAGGCATCGGTAATTAAACTCAAATAGCCCCATTGATGGGTTAATCGGATATAGGTAATATCACTTACCCATACTTGTTCTGGCCGATTTATGACCATTCCTTTGATGAGATTACTGTATTTTCGCATCCAATGTCTTGAATCTGTTGTTATGACTTTACGTTTCCGTTTTCTAATCAACAATTGATGCGCTGCCAATAAATCAAATAAATAGTCTCTGCCAAAACTGATGGCATGAGATTTTAGTTGATTTTGAAGCATATAGTGTAGTTTACGGGTCCCTACTTGTGGCAGATCCCGACGAATAGTACGAACTTCTTGAAGGATTATGTCTTCTTTTATCAGACTGTTTTCTTTTCGCCAAAGCCCATCGTAATAGGCATGTCTTGTTTTGCCAAACAATCTACACAAGAACCCTATTCCCAATTTAGGATAGAATTCTTTCATTGTTATGACTGCTTGGCACCAGACTTTTTTCTAATATCTATTTTGAGCTGTTCTTCGGCTACATCAATAAGCGTATTGAGGGCTTTAATTTTAAGCTCCGCTTCTTTTAATGCTTTCTCCAAAGACTCTTTTTCTGGTTCTTTCCTAGGTGTGGTTTTATTTCCCATTATAGAACTATTTCCAATACAAAGTTCGACTTTTTCTGATTTGTACTGTGTTATCCAATTACGAATTACTTTGTCTGTCTTTATGTTATAGGCTATCTTGGCTTCTTGTATCGTTAATAGACCTTGTTCTATCGCTGTAACTATTGTACGTTTTTCTAGTCCTGTGTACGTTCGACGTTTCAAATTTTCTAGGTAGTTAGGCGAACCAAAATCTCGCATCCAACTATCTAAGGTGGATTGGCCTAAATTATAGAGCCGAATCGCCTCCTTTCTCGGTAATCCTGATTCTACCTCTTGAACAATTTGTTTTTTTAATCGTTTGTCGTAATGACTCTGTTTACTCTCGCGAGCTAAAAATCTCTCTTCTTTTGATTGCATATACTCTATTTTTGTGTATAGCTATTTCAGGACAAGACAAATAACTATACAACCGTTTAGTTATATTTTAAATTGCGCATTTTGTGTAGATTATAAAAATAGAGCGCAATAAATTCTAACCATCTCTATACGAAATACGAAACAAAATTTACGCAAAAAACACTGAATATATAGCATGCAGGCAAAATTTATCAAAAAATTTGCACTTTCGCAAAACTTTCGTATATTTGGGTGTTGTGCGTCAGCTTAAAAGACAAGACCCCGATAATGGAAATACCACCTTAATATAAAAGAATTGATTATGAAGGGTGGAACTTTTCAGGAACAACTTTCAGCATTTCAAAAAAACAATCTTCCCATTGACTTGGAGATAGATTCACGATTTTTAAGTTCAAATTAATCCCAAATTTTTCGGAAATCTCATTAACCTGACTTTTTCTGAATATTAATTTTAAAGCCGTTCTGACAGGTAAATTAGGTTTTTGTAACAGAAAGGATAGAAAATTTAAATATTTGACTTTCTGATTAAAATCAATATGTAAAGATTTTCGTTCAATTTTAAGAAAAGCAGACTTAACAGTTGGAGGAGGTATAAAACTATTAGGATTTATTTCGTAAACTATCTTCAAACTATAAAATGTATGATATAGGATAGTGTAAGGATTAAAGATTTTGTCTGCAAATAACTTTTTAGCAGGTTCTAATTGCAGGAAAATTGAACCGCCCTGAAAACTTTCCATATTTTCAAACATCAATATTTTTAAAATTTCTGATGTTATACCAAATGGTATGTTAGAAACAACCTTAAACGAAAAATTAGGAATTTTATAATTTCTGAAATCACATCCAAAAACTTGAATGTTTTGAGTTTGTTTAAATTTGTGTTTTAGATGCGTTATTAACTCAAAATCATTCTCAATCGCAATGACTAATTTTGCTTTTTGTAGTAGATGTACAGTTAGAAATCCTTTTCCTGCACCAATATCTAAGAC is part of the Cloacibacterium normanense genome and encodes:
- a CDS encoding IS3 family transposase, whose amino-acid sequence is MKEFYPKLGIGFLCRLFGKTRHAYYDGLWRKENSLIKEDIILQEVRTIRRDLPQVGTRKLHYMLQNQLKSHAISFGRDYLFDLLAAHQLLIRKRKRKVITTDSRHWMRKYSNLIKGMVINRPEQVWVSDITYIRLTHQWGYLSLITDAYSRKIMGYSFRQDLSAEGCIDALKMALHNRLYHHPLIHHSDRGSQYCSQNYVDLLLKNNIAISMTENGNPYENALAERVNGIIKKEFNLYTSALGFEQTKRQVNASILSYNQLRPHASCDYLTPHQAHLKSEQLKKRWKKYNKKFNDKKTMV
- the erm gene encoding 23S ribosomal RNA methyltransferase Erm; amino-acid sequence: MNKNRLPVRYTGQHFTIDKVLIEDAIKQSRINQNDTVLDIGAGKGFLTVHLLQKAKLVIAIENDFELITHLKHKFKQTQNIQVFGCDFRNYKIPNFSFKVVSNIPFGITSEILKILMFENMESFQGGSIFLQLEPAKKLFADKIFNPYTILYHTFYSLKIVYEINPNSFIPPPTVKSAFLKIERKSLHIDFNQKVKYLNFLSFLLQKPNLPVRTALKLIFRKSQVNEISEKFGINLNLKIVNLSPSQWEDCFFEMLKVVPEKFHPS
- a CDS encoding helix-turn-helix domain-containing protein; translation: MQSKEERFLARESKQSHYDKRLKKQIVQEVESGLPRKEAIRLYNLGQSTLDSWMRDFGSPNYLENLKRRTYTGLEKRTIVTAIEQGLLTIQEAKIAYNIKTDKVIRNWITQYKSEKVELCIGNSSIMGNKTTPRKEPEKESLEKALKEAELKIKALNTLIDVAEEQLKIDIRKKSGAKQS